Genomic window (Candidatus Manganitrophaceae bacterium):
TCCAAATCCGTACCGTCCGCCGGCCGGCATTCCGGCCGAGGAGTGCGACCGCTATGCGCTGAGCTGGATTCGAGACGTCGCCTTCCGTCACCTCGCCGCCCCGGAAGAGGTCTCGGCGATCTTCGTCGAGCCGATCCAGGGAGAAGGGGGGTACATCGTCCCGCCGAAGCGATTTTTGACCGAGCTCTCCGATCTCGCCCGCGAGTTCGGGATCTTGGTCGCCGTCGATGAAATTCAGACCGGATTCGGACGGACCGGGAAGATGTTCGCCTCGGAGCATTTCAATCTGGTTCCCGACATCATGACCCTGGCGAAGGGGCTCGCGTCGGGGATGCCGCTGGGGGCGATGATCGCCCGCGAAGCGCTGATGCGCTGGGCGCCGGGGGCGCACGCGAATACCTTCGGCGGCAATCCGATCGCCTGCGAGGCGGCGCTGGCGACGATCGACCTGCTGGAGAACGGTCTCACTCAAAATGCGGAGAAGATCGGAAATCATATCCTCTCCCGGCTCCGTGCGATGCAGAAGAGCCATCGCCTGATCGGAGATGTTCGGGGTTTCGGCCTGATGATCGGAATCGAGTTGGTCCGCGACCGCGAGACCAAAGAGATGGCGATTCCGGAGCGGAACAAAATCATCCAGCGCTGCTTTGAAAAAGGGCTCCTGATCTTGGGCTGCGGCCAGAACGTCATCCGCTTCATGCCGCCGCTGGTGATCAAACGTCCGGAGGCGGAGCGAGCGCTCGCGATTTTCGAAGAGGTGCTCGCCGAGGTGGAAGGGGAGCGAACGCCGCGCTGATGCCGCTTGCCATCCGTCGCTGGGAAAAGCCGGGCGAGCCGGCTCAAAAAGTCGCCCTCGA
Coding sequences:
- a CDS encoding acetyl ornithine aminotransferase family protein is translated as MKKKNKTKTPSLKGIPPGPNSQKWVERDKAVISPSYTRAYPLVVASGKGSTITDVDGNRFLDFTSGIAVTATGHCHPKVVKAIIEQAKRLIHMSGTDFYYSSEVLLAEKLNQLAPGRERKKVFFTNSGTESTEAAMKLARHQTRRPYYLAFLGGFHGRSMGALSLTASKVVHRAGFAPLIPGVIHAPYPNPYRPPAGIPAEECDRYALSWIRDVAFRHLAAPEEVSAIFVEPIQGEGGYIVPPKRFLTELSDLAREFGILVAVDEIQTGFGRTGKMFASEHFNLVPDIMTLAKGLASGMPLGAMIAREALMRWAPGAHANTFGGNPIACEAALATIDLLENGLTQNAEKIGNHILSRLRAMQKSHRLIGDVRGFGLMIGIELVRDRETKEMAIPERNKIIQRCFEKGLLILGCGQNVIRFMPPLVIKRPEAERALAIFEEVLAEVEGERTPR